In Fusobacterium sp., one genomic interval encodes:
- a CDS encoding DUF4234 domain-containing protein, with the protein MKNRNIALCIILTFVTCGIYSLFWNVNLNNDFAEHNGKEKNGWMIILLSIITCGIYYFVWIYRMGEEIEKAGGKNEGIVYLLLSLFGFGIIAMALIQHQENELCPKVENLY; encoded by the coding sequence GTGAAAAATAGAAACATAGCTTTGTGCATAATTTTAACATTTGTAACTTGTGGAATTTATAGTTTATTTTGGAATGTTAATTTAAACAATGATTTTGCAGAACATAATGGAAAAGAAAAAAATGGATGGATGATAATACTTTTAAGTATAATTACATGTGGAATATACTATTTTGTATGGATATATAGAATGGGAGAAGAAATAGAAAAAGCTGGAGGAAAAAATGAAGGAATAGTTTATTTATTATTGAGCCTTTTTGGTTTTGGAATAATAGCTATGGCTCTTATTCAGCATCAGGAAAATGAGTTATGTCCAAAAGTAGAGAATTTATATTAG
- a CDS encoding DUF2752 domain-containing protein — MSKSREFILVIFIGAFISFIAGIVFNKSICLFINIFGLPCPSCGMTRAYISLGHLDIKKAFYYHPLFWSVPLILLGYKNKKIIYILGILFISVWLVRMYLYFPDIEPMKFNNKAIYVRIFNGLKNIIK, encoded by the coding sequence ATGTCCAAAAGTAGAGAATTTATATTAGTTATATTTATTGGAGCTTTTATAAGTTTTATAGCAGGAATAGTTTTTAATAAAAGCATATGTCTTTTTATAAATATATTTGGGCTGCCATGTCCATCCTGTGGAATGACAAGAGCTTATATTTCTCTTGGACATTTAGATATAAAGAAAGCATTTTATTACCATCCACTTTTTTGGAGTGTACCACTTATTCTGCTGGGATATAAAAATAAAAAAATTATATATATATTAGGGATTCTTTTTATAAGTGTCTGGTTAGTAAGGATGTATCTTTATTTTCCAGATATAGAACCTATGAAATTTAATAATAAAGCTATATATGTAAGAATATTTAATGGATTAAAAAATATAATAAAATAA